The Maridesulfovibrio sp. genomic sequence AAACGCGATTGGATGCCCTGACGACATGGTTGTATATCGAGTTCAAGACGAGGCCATGGCGCCAACCATACCCGAAAACTCGATCATCTTAATTGATAGAAGCCAAAACAAGCCTATCAAGTTCAAAGTTTTCGTTGTCTGGCATAACGGCAAAATGCTTATTCGTAGATGTATCCCTGCCGGATCAGGCGTAGCCTTTGCCACCGACAACAACCCTCAAGACATTATTAAAAACAAAGACTGTACTGTTATTGGTAGAGTCCTCAATATGTCTCAGTCAGATTTATAATAACATTTCAAGATGTTGGAAAAGGGCCGCTATATGCGGCCTTTTTTATTGCCCTCCTATCTCTATTTTATCTCTATTTTCCCTTGACTCTTCACCGGAGAGAGATATGCTTTTCTCAACACGTCAGGGAAATCACATCGAACACACCCGGATACAGCTTCCGAAAAGTAGATCACTGATAACCCGCCAGTACGAGTTGCCCCGCCAGTTATTAGGGACGGCTATTAGCCTAGTTGCCAGATAAAGGGATGGAGAGCCGAGCAAAGCAAGGACCCCCCTAGGCAGTGATGAAGGTGAAACCCCAGAACGAGGACAACGGCAGGGTTTAGCAGAGAATATCAGGGACTTCCCCGTCCTTATAATGACCATAGCCTTTGGCATTGCTAATCGGGCCTCGTCACTTGGGGAAGAATCTAACAGGCATAATGAACCATCGGGAAAGGCCCGGAAAGGCCGTGTATGGGGCGCACGTTAAATAGCCCCAAAAATCAGACAGGAGGAGGTGCGAATAATTGGCTAAGGTAATCTACGAACAGACCCGTAAAGACTATGAGTTTTTGCGAGAAACAACAGCCGAGCCATACGGTAGAACTGAGTACGTTCTTACGGAAGAAGCCTTTATGGAACTTCTGGAGAAGCCCACCAAAAATAAAGCGACAGGCGTTTATAAAGAGCTTTTGATCTGCTGGTTTGATGAAGGCCCTTACGAACAAGAGTCTGTCTACGGGGACAAGCGCAGGACCATCAAATATAAAAATCTGATTGCTGATCACCCTGAAATTGAAACCATTAGAAAACGACACGGGATTGAGCAGCCTGATTGGTAATCGACTAAGGCCAGAGAACTAGCCATTCTCTTTTTTTACCTACTAAAAACAATAACACCTTGAAATTACAGGAAACTACAAAATGAAAGTAAAAGGATTCAAAGGATTCGACAAGGACATGAAGTGCAGAGGCATGCAGTTTGCCACAGGTGAAACCGCTACCCATGAGGGAGATATAAAACTGTGCAATGAGGGGTTGCACTTCTGCGAAAGCCCCTTTGACGTATTCGGCTACTATCCCCCCGGTGACGGTTGCCGTTACTGCACAGTTGAAGGCAACAAGACCTCTCCCGAAAAAGAGGGTTTCGACTCAAAGCGCGTCTGCAAAGAACTTAGCGTAAAGGCTGAAATCGGTATTCCCGGAATGGTTCAGGCTGCGGTTGATCTGGTGCTTAGTAAGGTGACGGACGAAAAGAAGGAGTCCAACACCGGAGACCAGAGTGCAGCCACCAACACCGGAGACCGGAGTGCAGCCACCAACACCGGAGACCAGAGTGCAGCCACCAACACCGGATACTGGAGTGCAGCCACCAACACCGGAGACCAGAGTGCAGCCACCAACACCGGATACCAGAGTGCAGCCACCAACACCGGAGACCGGAGTGCAGCCACCAACACCGGATACCAGAGTGCAGCCACCAACACCGGATACTGGAGTGCAGCCACCAACACCGGAGACCGGAGTGCAGCCACCAACACCGGAGACCAGAGTGCAGCCACCAACACCGGAGACCGGAGTGCAGCCACCAACACCGGAGACCAGAGTGCAGCCACCAACACCGGAGACCGGAGTGCAGCCACCAACACCGGAGACCAGAGTGCAGCCACCAACACCGGATACTGGAGTGCAGCCACCAACACCGGAGACCAGAGTGCAGCCACCAACACCGGATACCAGAGTGCAGCCACCAACACCGGAGACCGGAGTGCAGCCACCAACACCGGATACCAGAGTGCAGCCACCAACACCGGAGACCGGAGTGCAGCCAGCGTTGAAGGCGAAAAGTCCGTAGCTCTCGCATCTGGCTATAAAGGCAAGGTCAAAGGGGTACTAGGTTGCGCGATCTTCTCAGTGGAAAGAGACTATATGTCTGATGAAATCATTTCGGTCTGCGCTGGCATCATTGACGGTAAAAAACTTAAGGCCGACACATGGTACATCGTGAAAGATGGGGAATTTGTTGAATGGGAGGAAGAATAAATGTCGTTCATGCTGAAAAACGAAGGTCACCCCGACATTAAGCTCAGTGAAGAAGAGGCCGCATACATGTTGAAGAAAAACGGAATACGCGCCTCTAGGCTGAACGCGATCCGGTCTTTTAATGAGTCTGCCAAGCTCCCTAAAGGAGCTGTTATCTGCTGGAGCAACAATGCTGGAAAGTAGGCCTGTGCCGGGTGCGGACTTTAATATTGATTCACTAGGCAGGCTGAAAAACATCAAAACAGGCAACTACATGATGCCTTCAGTGGTTAAGGGGAAATATTATTACAGCCCTTCCTCTGGTTCGTCAGTAAAAGCCATGATGGGGAAAATATGGCCCGAAGCTGAGCTTAGCTTTGATCGCCATTGGTGGCTGGCAACAAGGGAATACGCAGCAATCAAGAAAGCCCAAAAAAAGGCCAAGGTTAACCAGAAAAAAAACAATCGCCTTGAACTTGAAAAGGCTGGCTACTGGGGCGCGGAAGTTGAACCGCCACCGGAAGCAGAATGGAGAACACACCCAAAATTCCCAAAAGTGGAACTCTCCGATTGCGGACTACTGAGAAAGAAAGTGGACAAAGGCAAAGCCTACCGTCCTACTCTCAGCCAAAAAGGAAATCCAGTTTTCTCTGAAGGGATTACTGGTGGCCGAAAAATGGCCTTGTTCAAGGCATATCGGGAAGTGTTTCATAAAAACTTGCCTGAATATATTCCCGCAGACCATCGGGGAGCAGAAGAATTTATGCTCTCCTGCCCTTATGCGCGAGACATGATTCAAACCCTTTACGGATCAGGCAAGCCGGATGCCCAGTTCAGCCCCTTGGATTGGTTCCACGATCAACTGCCGGAAGCGGTAATAATGAGGATACAATGATGCAAGAACACAGATGCCCCAGCTGCAACCGTCTACTCATGAAAGGCAAGGTGATTGAGGTGCAGGTTAAATGCCCTAAGTGCAAAAAGATTGTCAGGATCGTGGGTGGGAACAATGAAAAGTAGCCAGCTTTCAAAAATGGTCACCCTAACAAGGGGCGAGAAATGGTTTTATCTCGATTCGCTGGGCATGGCCTACTGTACCCGGTGCAATTGTGAGCTTGGTTGTTCTGCTGACGGTGACTCTTTTCATCAATGCGACAACTGCCAAGCCACTGCAACTGACGGTGGTAAGGATTATGCCGAAGACCTCAACGCAGCACAGGAACTAGTTGAGGAAATGGAAAGTTTTGGTGGCTTTGAGATGTTCCCTAATCCCGACGGGGATGGATATGTTTTCGCATTTATCCCGAAAAACGGGAGGCTTCCCCTTGATGGAATAGGCGAAACATTGCCCGAAGCTATTTGCAAAGCCTTCCTGATCTGGAAAGGATTTCTCAATGAAAAATAGAACCCCACTAGACCTTGCGTGTCAGCTTTTGGAAGAACACGCCGGGTGTCCTGCTGAACTATTTTGTGAGTCTCCAGACCACCCCTTAAGCAAAGACACATCCTCTGTGTGCTCCTCAACTGATCCGGGCTGCACAAGCTACAAGCAGCACGTTGAGGCGGATTGCTGGAAGCGGCTTATCAAAAAGCTACACCGTGGCGAAATGTCGTTAACCAAAACTCTCAAGCTCCACGGCTTCACCCACAAGTCTTTAGGTCACAACTATATTCACGCAGTCTACAAGGACGGTGAAGAGGTGTTTAGGGGCATGGCGGGGGCTGTATGGGAGTGGTTAAAGGAAGACAGGCCATGACCAGAAAAGAAATTGAAGCGCTAGCAGAAGGTGTGGCCTGTAATCATCGAACAGAAAAACAATGCTGGATTGATGTACACCAGATAGTCAAAAAGCTTGGGGGAAAAATTGAGTACGCTAAACCAGAAAACAAAATAGAGCTGTGTTGTTATGCGGATGAATCTTTTAAAATCATCTTGCTCAGACAGCCGCACTACCACGAACAGCGAGATAGATGGTCAATAGCCCATGCGCTGGGACACGTTCTCATGCATTCCCACCCCGGAAAAACACGACTCTTCACGCGAGAAGAAAACCGTACAGAATGCATGCAGGCAAACTGGTTTGCTGCTGGCCTGCTCATGCCTAAAACGTCATTTCTCACGAAAGCTAAAGAACTAAGAAATGACACCGAAGAGCTTGCCTCTTTGTTTTGGGTAATGGAAGGCGCGGCAAGTTCTCGGCTTGAATCCTTCCGTTTAGGTCTCAGCTAACCCCATGCAAAACACTTTAAGCGACTAATGTTAGACATTGACAAGGGGCGCGCTTATACTGATCTGTAAGCGCGTTCTTTGACAATAGAGAGAGAAAATTATGCCAGTAAAGAGGAAAGGCAAATGGTACGGAAGAGTCTCATGGAGCGGATCAAGGAAAGAAAAACAATTCCCAACGAAGAAAGACGCGATTGCGTGGGAAGTAGCCATGAGGAGCAAGATATCTTCACCACAAGAAGATGGCACAAGGCTTCATGTTTTACTGGACGACTATCTAGAGAGTTGCTCGAATCGTGGGCAGACGAAGAAGCACATTGATGACAAGGAGAGGGCCTATCTGTCCTTTTTGGAGTTAACCGGATCGGGCATGCAGCTTGTCACCGAGCTTAAGTACACGACAGTCCAAAGATACCTTAACCATGTCGCTCGAAAGGTATCCCCACACCGCGCCAATGTTCACCGCAAGTTCCTTGTTGCTGCTTGGAATTGGGGTATGCGTCCGTTTGGCCTTCCTAAAGAAAACCCATTCGCTGTAGAGACCTACCGAGTAGATAAAACCTCAAAGTACATTCCTCCGGTTGATGACTTTTGGCGTTTGGTTGACGCTGTTCAGGCTCATGAAGCCCGTTTGCTCATGACTTTCCTGTATACTGGGGGAAGAAGGACAGAAATCCTTACCCTGAAGTGGGCAGACGTGGATTTCAAAAAAAAGGTGATCTGGCTGCAAACCAGAAAGAGGCGCGGGGGCGGCATGCATAGGGATGCCCTTCCGATGATTTCAGACCTTGTGGAAGTCCTTAAAGAGCAACGGATGGAGACAGGATTCAAAGAATTTGTTTTCATCAGCCCCAAAACAAAAAAACCATACAGCCCATTAACAAAGGTAATGAATAAGTGGTGCGAAAAAGCCGGAATCACTCCATTTAACTTTCACGCCATACGCCACTTGTCAGCATCCATACTCGCTGATAAAGGGTACTCATTACCAAATATTCAGAAGCTCTTGAGGCATCAGGCAGTGACCACAACAGCCAGATATTTGCACTCGCTGGGGCTGACTGATTTGGACTTGGAAGGGGCTTTTGACAGGCCCGTCAAAAAACAGGAGGTGAACAAAAAGGTGAGTAAAAACGAAAAAAGGGGTTTAGGCTAGCCCAAAATTTGAGCTTTTCTCTGCCATAAACCCCTGTATTTACTGTGGTAGGCCACGAAGGACTTGAACCTTCAACCAACGGATTAAGAGTCCGCTGCTCTACCAATTGAGCCAGTGACCCGTGTCGTGAGAAAAGGGTTTAGATATATTCACTGCAGATGTCAACAAGTTTTTAATTTTTTTTTAAAAAAAGGCAACTAAATGCGTTTTAAGCTAATTTATTTGATTTTATTAAGTTTCATTTCAACCTTTACACTTATCTGTCCGCAAACGGCTCTTAGTGCCCAAAACCGGAATCCGAACCTTGATACAAAATGGAAACTATACAGCCTCGACAAAACTAGTCAGGAACAAACAGGGTTAAAAACCAACATTCTGGCCGGACTGATTCTTGAGCCTAAAAACGGCTGGTATACATACTCCCACAATCCGGGCAAACTTGGTCAGCCGACTACACTTACAGCAACCCTGACTCCGGACAACACGATACTTCCAGTCATTTACCTGCCGGGCAAACTCAAAGATGATCCCTTCAACAAAGGCCAGAAAGTTTCCATTTACTCGGAGCCGACTCCTATTCTGGTTCCGGTGCCGCCTTCTTTGGAATCATTCACCCTCAAAACAAAACTGTCTTTACTCATGTGTTCTGACACAGCCTGCCAGCCATTTAAAACGGATCTGGATTTCTTCGGCATGGCTGTTTCCCCGAAAAATCTTCCGCAGGCCAGCCTGCAACCTTGGTGGCCAAAATTTGTAAAAACGCGAAACGGTGCAAAAACCATCAAGATTTCTCTGAAAAACATCGCCTCCAAGGACGAAGCCAAGGCTGCGGATAAAACCGCAAAATCCCAACCGCAAAATAATGCTTCCCCTGAACAGGAACTGGAAACCGGCAGGGTAAATTCCGTATTTTCATTCAGCTCCCTTACCCCCCGTTCTTTCACTCCGGGACTTGAAGTAACGGACCTGACCACTGCGATTCTGTTCGGATTACTGGCCGGATTCCTGCTTAACTTCATGCCCTGTGTGCTCCCTGTTATCAGTCTGAAACTATCCACCCTCCTGGCCGGGGCCGGACACGAAAACGAGGAAGAGCAGAAACGCGGCTTCCGGGAACATAATATTTTCTTTGCACTGGGCATCCTCCTCTACTTCGGTATTCTCAGCGGAATTCTAGGCATGACCGGGATGGCCTGGGGGCAGATTTTCCAAAAACCTCCGGTTGTAATCGGGCTGACCGGGATTGTCTTTGCGCTCAGCCTGAGCCTGTTCGGGCTTTTTAACCTGCCCATTGTGGACCTCAAACTCGGCTCCGAAAACAGCGGACCGCGCAGGCAGGCCCTGTTTACCGGGGTACTTGCCACCCTGCTGGCCACCCCGTGCAGCGGACCGTTTCTTGGCGGAGTACTGGGCTGGGCCATGGTCCAACCTCATTATATAATCAGCTCGGTCTTCCTCAGCGTGGGGGCGGGTATGGCTTTGCCTTACATACTGATGGCTGTTTTCCCGGGTTTGGCAACAAAATTTCCCAAACCGGGGGCATGGACCATCTGGATCGAACGGGCAGCAGGATTCTTCCTTGCCGGAACATGTATTTACCTGTTCAGCATTCTGCCCGAGGATATGTACATCCCGACCATGATCTTCCTCTGGTTTACCGCAGTGGGAGCATGGATGTGGGGGATTTCAGCCGGTGCGGACAAAAAAGCCGTCATGCACCTGCTTAGAGTAAGTGCACTGGCGATCTGCATCTCAGCCGGCATCTGGGCCGCAACCCCACAGGAACGGGCAGCACACTGGATCGGTTTTGAGCAGGAGGATTTCACTGCCCGCCTTGGCCGCGAAGCAATGCTGGTGGAATTCACTGCTGACTGGTGCCCTTCCTGCAAAGTTCTTGAACAGACCGTGCTGACTCCGGTCAACCTGAACCGCTGGCAGGAGACATACGGTCTCACCTTTATCAAAGTCGACCTAACCGCACCGGACAAGACTGCGGATGAATTCCTGCGTGCTTTGGGCAGCCGATCCATCCCACTGGCAGCTATTTTTAAACCGGGACAAACCGCATCTTCCCCAACCGTCATCCGCGATATCTACACCACCGGACAGATGGAAGAGGCTTTGAAACAGACTTTGAAATAAAATACCGACACCCTTTACGACTGTGCCGCAGTCAGTTATCACGTGGCTCAACAGCAACTTTAAAAAATCATATAGAAAGGAAGCGCATGCTCAATTTTCAAATATTCATCCCGACCCGTATTGTTTTCGGTCCCGGAAAAATTCAAGAGCTGGGAACCCTGCCCCTGCCCAAAGGCACTAAAGCCATGATCGTGATCGGAGAATCAGGGGCCATGATCAAAAACGGCTATCTTGATAAAATACAGGCAGCTCTTGCCAAGCAGGATGTTTCAACTGTTGTTTTCGATAAAATCTCCCCTAACCCTCAATCAGATCAGGTTGACGAGGCAGCAAAAATAGCCCGCGACAAGGGTATTGATTTCATAGTCGCCCTTGGAGGAGGTTCCACTATCGATGCTTCCAAAGCCATTGCCCTTTTGACAACCAACATCGGTAAGTGCTGGGATTACATGCAGTCCGGCTCCGGTGGCGGAGTCAATCCCGAAAATCCAGCGGCCCCCCTCATCGCCATTCCAACCACAGCAGGAACCGGCACAGAAGCGGACCAGTGGGCGGTAATCAATAAATCTGGCGGCATTGAAAAGATCAGCCTCGGCAATGATTCCACTTTTCCGGCGATTTCAATCGTTGATCCCGAACTCATGGTCAGCGTTCCCCCGCGCATGACAGCTTACACAGGTATCGATACCTTTTTCCATGCGGTTGAAACTTTCCTTTCCACCGCGCATCAGCCCATGAGCGACATGCTGGCCCTCGAAGCTGTACACTTGAGCAGCCATTACCTGCCCATGGCGATTGCCGAAGGCGATAATATTGAAGCCCGCACGGTCATGGCTTGGTCCAGCACAGCTGCAGGTATGTGCGAAACACTTTCCCGCTGCATTTCTCAGCACTCACTGGAACATGCACTGAGCGCGAAATACCCGGAACTTCCGCACGGACTCGGCCTTGCCAAACTTTCCATCCCATATTTCAAACGCCTGATCCCGGAAAGCCCGGAACGCTTTGAAGATCTCGCCATGGCTATGGGATACGACACCCAGCAGTTTGACGAAAACATGCGCTCCACCGTTTTCCTCGAAGGCTTGCGTTCCCTGCTTGAGAGAGCCGGATTCAATGAGGAGTCACTTAAAGATTACGGTGCAAAAGAAGATGATGTTGCAGAACTGGTAGATATCGCGCAGCAGACCATGGGCAAACTTTTCGACTTCACCCCTGCAGATATGAGCCGTGAAGATCTGGAATGCATCATGTCCGAGGCTATAGCCGGTTAATGACCATAGCGGCATCGGATTTGTGATATCCTTAAGGCTCGAAGCGGAAAGCTTCTGTCCTTACCCTAACGGTTACTGAGCCTAAGGGAGCAACGCTGCCGCATTTGATTATTCAGGGGGACTCACGGTGTGGGTTCCCCTAATTTAAAAAAAACTGTTAATTGACATTGCCGTATGGTCTTTTATAAGTATAACCACAGACAATTAAAGAATTTTGGCAAGCTTCAAAGTGTAGGTAGATGGGGATCGGAGGAATATACCGCACAATGACTAAAAAGCAGAAAAGAATTGTTCAATGCCCGTTTTGCGACAGCAACCGCCTGTACTTCAGGCGGGGACTGGTTTCTGACGTACTTATTTCCCTGCTTATCCCGGTCAGGTCCTACTCCTGCG encodes the following:
- a CDS encoding Com family DNA-binding transcriptional regulator, whose translation is MMQEHRCPSCNRLLMKGKVIEVQVKCPKCKKIVRIVGGNNEK
- a CDS encoding BC1872 family protein, translated to MKSSQLSKMVTLTRGEKWFYLDSLGMAYCTRCNCELGCSADGDSFHQCDNCQATATDGGKDYAEDLNAAQELVEEMESFGGFEMFPNPDGDGYVFAFIPKNGRLPLDGIGETLPEAICKAFLIWKGFLNEK
- a CDS encoding ImmA/IrrE family metallo-endopeptidase, whose amino-acid sequence is MTRKEIEALAEGVACNHRTEKQCWIDVHQIVKKLGGKIEYAKPENKIELCCYADESFKIILLRQPHYHEQRDRWSIAHALGHVLMHSHPGKTRLFTREENRTECMQANWFAAGLLMPKTSFLTKAKELRNDTEELASLFWVMEGAASSRLESFRLGLS
- a CDS encoding site-specific integrase, whose protein sequence is MPVKRKGKWYGRVSWSGSRKEKQFPTKKDAIAWEVAMRSKISSPQEDGTRLHVLLDDYLESCSNRGQTKKHIDDKERAYLSFLELTGSGMQLVTELKYTTVQRYLNHVARKVSPHRANVHRKFLVAAWNWGMRPFGLPKENPFAVETYRVDKTSKYIPPVDDFWRLVDAVQAHEARLLMTFLYTGGRRTEILTLKWADVDFKKKVIWLQTRKRRGGGMHRDALPMISDLVEVLKEQRMETGFKEFVFISPKTKKPYSPLTKVMNKWCEKAGITPFNFHAIRHLSASILADKGYSLPNIQKLLRHQAVTTTARYLHSLGLTDLDLEGAFDRPVKKQEVNKKVSKNEKRGLG
- a CDS encoding cytochrome c biogenesis protein CcdA, encoding MRFKLIYLILLSFISTFTLICPQTALSAQNRNPNLDTKWKLYSLDKTSQEQTGLKTNILAGLILEPKNGWYTYSHNPGKLGQPTTLTATLTPDNTILPVIYLPGKLKDDPFNKGQKVSIYSEPTPILVPVPPSLESFTLKTKLSLLMCSDTACQPFKTDLDFFGMAVSPKNLPQASLQPWWPKFVKTRNGAKTIKISLKNIASKDEAKAADKTAKSQPQNNASPEQELETGRVNSVFSFSSLTPRSFTPGLEVTDLTTAILFGLLAGFLLNFMPCVLPVISLKLSTLLAGAGHENEEEQKRGFREHNIFFALGILLYFGILSGILGMTGMAWGQIFQKPPVVIGLTGIVFALSLSLFGLFNLPIVDLKLGSENSGPRRQALFTGVLATLLATPCSGPFLGGVLGWAMVQPHYIISSVFLSVGAGMALPYILMAVFPGLATKFPKPGAWTIWIERAAGFFLAGTCIYLFSILPEDMYIPTMIFLWFTAVGAWMWGISAGADKKAVMHLLRVSALAICISAGIWAATPQERAAHWIGFEQEDFTARLGREAMLVEFTADWCPSCKVLEQTVLTPVNLNRWQETYGLTFIKVDLTAPDKTADEFLRALGSRSIPLAAIFKPGQTASSPTVIRDIYTTGQMEEALKQTLK
- a CDS encoding iron-containing alcohol dehydrogenase codes for the protein MLNFQIFIPTRIVFGPGKIQELGTLPLPKGTKAMIVIGESGAMIKNGYLDKIQAALAKQDVSTVVFDKISPNPQSDQVDEAAKIARDKGIDFIVALGGGSTIDASKAIALLTTNIGKCWDYMQSGSGGGVNPENPAAPLIAIPTTAGTGTEADQWAVINKSGGIEKISLGNDSTFPAISIVDPELMVSVPPRMTAYTGIDTFFHAVETFLSTAHQPMSDMLALEAVHLSSHYLPMAIAEGDNIEARTVMAWSSTAAGMCETLSRCISQHSLEHALSAKYPELPHGLGLAKLSIPYFKRLIPESPERFEDLAMAMGYDTQQFDENMRSTVFLEGLRSLLERAGFNEESLKDYGAKEDDVAELVDIAQQTMGKLFDFTPADMSREDLECIMSEAIAG